One stretch of Scophthalmus maximus strain ysfricsl-2021 chromosome 12, ASM2237912v1, whole genome shotgun sequence DNA includes these proteins:
- the nup50 gene encoding nuclear pore complex protein Nup50, whose protein sequence is MAKRIADKELTDRNWDQEEEGEEAGMFSIASDDVMKNRSIKKAKRRNVGAEGEVPGAFKGFKGFSLTSAAAVASSGGGVSAPTGFSGFGNGGGFKGLSSLTNGNSVTPSFGGFSPGLTFNSPASADITAKQTNGSSPSPAQSSGSSSSNKEYSRQLTALNCSVRDWITKHVNDNPLCDLNPIFRDYERHLSSIERQYGAAAATQPDGGSEEKKTLPSTASPPPPLPPASSSSSSSPAPAAGLFSFAKKPTDDSTPDKGSGAAPIPAGITFNFGQKVDSSVLGSLGSKTMSPSFSFSTSSGQNSMFGSSAAPSFSGTKAEDARPADENADEETDEPPKPDIKEVKEDDAFYSKKCKLFYKKDSEFKEKGVGTLHLKETTEGKTQMIIRADTNLGNILLNVMVQASMPCSRVGKNNVMVICVPNPPVDDKNPGSPVPLLVRVKTAEDADELHKTLEEKKG, encoded by the exons ATGGCGAAGAGGATCGCCGACAAAGAGCTGACGGACCGGAACtgggaccaggaggaggagggggaggag GCGGGAATGTTTTCAATCGCCAGTGACGATGTGATGAAGAACCGATCGATCAAAAAGGCCAAACGCAGGAACGTTGGAGCGGAG GGCGAAGTTCCCGGAGCGTTCAAAGGTTTTAAAGGGTTTTCTCTTacctcggcggcggcggtggcgtcgagcggcggcggcgtctccGCTCCGACCGGGTTCTCTGGGTTCGGTAATGGAGGAGGATTCAAAGGTCTCAGCAGTCTGACCAACGGAAACAGCGTCACGCCGTCCTTCGGAGGTTTCTCACCAG GTCTCACATTCAACAGCCCCGCCTCCGCTGACATCACGGCCAAGCAGACCAATGGCTCGTCCCCGAGCCCGGCTCAGAgctcaggcagcagcagcagtaacaagGAGTACAGTCGACAGCTCACCGCCCTCAACTGCTCCGTACGAGACTGGATCACCAAACACGTGAACGACAACCCGCTGTGCGACCTCAACCCCATCTTCAGGGACTATGAGCGACACCTGTCCAGCATCGAGCGGCAGTacggagccgccgccgccactcAGCCCGACGGAGGctctgaggagaagaagacgctGCCGTCCacagcctcccctcctcctcctcttcctcctgcctcctcctcctcctcctcctcgccggcTCCGGCCGCCGGTCTGTTCTCCTTTGCCAAAAAACCCACAGACGACTCAACCCCTGACAAAGGCTCCGGCGCCGCTCCGATCCCCGCCGGCATTACGTTTAACTTCGGCCAGAAGGTCGACAGCTCGGTCCTCGGGTCCTTAGGGTCCAAGACCATGAGCCccagcttctccttctccacttcctccggTCAGAACTCCATGTTCGGATCATCTGCTGCTCCGTCGTTCAGCGGGACGAAGGCTGAGGACGCTCGACCCGCAG ACGAGAACGCGGACGAAGAGACGGACGAGCCCCCCAAACCCGACATcaaggaggtgaaggaggacgACGCGTTCTACTCTAAGAA GTGTAAACTGTTTTATAAGAAGGACTCAGAGTTCAAGGAGAAAGGAGTCGGAACTCTACACCTTAAGGAGACGACAGAGGGAAAGACTCAGATGATCATCAGGGCCGACACCAACCTcg ggAACATCCTGCTGAACGTCATGGTGCAGGCGTCCATGCCGTGTTCTCGGGTCGGGAAGAACAACGTGATGGTGATCTGCGTCCCCAACCCGCCGGTCGACGACAAGAACCCCGGCAGCCCCGTGCCGCTGCTTGTCCGGGTCAAGACGGCAGAGGACGCCGACGAGCTGCACAAGacgctggaggagaagaaaggctgA